A stretch of Pirellulales bacterium DNA encodes these proteins:
- the fliJ gene encoding flagellar export protein FliJ produces the protein MFRFRLAVLRRLREQHRDELRARLAEALEAEQILQQQRAGIDAEAAGLRSTQRAIVQQSKPSVTQLLEAERYALLLQGRRTALADQSRQLAVEIERRRQAVVEADRQVRVLDKLEERQRAEYFLEESRLDGKLMDEIAGQRRGAVDPWA, from the coding sequence ATGTTCCGCTTTCGCCTTGCCGTTCTCCGCCGACTCCGCGAGCAGCATCGCGACGAGCTGCGCGCCCGGTTGGCCGAGGCGCTCGAGGCCGAACAGATCCTCCAGCAGCAGCGCGCCGGAATCGATGCCGAGGCCGCAGGGCTGCGGAGCACGCAGCGGGCGATCGTTCAGCAATCGAAGCCGAGCGTCACCCAACTGCTCGAAGCGGAACGGTACGCGCTGTTGCTGCAGGGTCGTCGGACGGCTCTTGCCGATCAATCGCGCCAACTTGCCGTCGAGATCGAGCGACGCCGCCAAGCCGTGGTCGAGGCCGACCGCCAGGTCCGCGTCCTTGACAAGCTTGAGGAACGTCAACGGGCGGAATACTTCCTCGAAGAGTCGCGACTTGACGGCAAACTCATGGACGAAATCGCCGGCCAGCGGCGGGGAGCGGTTGATCCATGGGCCTGA
- a CDS encoding flagellar hook-length control protein FliK, whose amino-acid sequence MSAPVIDPLAQLAPPVRPEPLRSVGEPRFGAALRKAASPGERSSSPLRTEQQDDRAESARPRPERANSSALPRKTGLSDASVAPSPPEASATAEVDDAATAAVDAASAGDGASLLAAEASAAASLVAHLVDEPVEFVSEEAVTTVPPANEAESPMATKPNDAIPAELAETPQADFAADREPATDGEDPLAENAVAAEDAPKSPLAAEVVDALASPVPAIGERNAQGESTKSPALAAEAAEDQSAPAANAAHTAEQLPQSDVNESPNQFAASSDADVAADGENDPPVDSEPVASTKRDKGASSADSDEASASDDAPPEDAANAAAEPAPSAEQSTAPAPIAPNSATAVGDSRSPSTLDRIGAPRAAHLAKNDSPAGDAAGVDRARFVQRVSGAIRTAEGRDGQVRVRLSPPELGSLRIELKVQQGVMHASIEAETTTARNLLLDNLPALRDRLAEQNIRVERFDVDVRRDGNGQQAPSDGQTPWRDANDSGERPPRPDVPRRESRPPTDASAPLPAAPHATDGLDVRI is encoded by the coding sequence ATGTCCGCGCCCGTCATCGATCCCCTTGCGCAACTCGCTCCGCCGGTGCGTCCCGAGCCGTTGCGCAGCGTCGGCGAGCCCCGTTTCGGAGCCGCCCTTCGCAAGGCGGCCTCCCCCGGCGAACGCTCTTCGTCTCCCCTGCGAACCGAGCAGCAAGACGATCGAGCCGAGTCGGCTCGCCCCAGGCCGGAGCGAGCGAACTCGTCGGCATTGCCCCGCAAGACCGGATTGAGCGACGCCTCCGTCGCGCCGAGCCCCCCCGAAGCCTCCGCAACGGCCGAAGTCGACGACGCCGCGACGGCAGCGGTCGATGCGGCCAGCGCCGGCGATGGGGCGTCATTGCTTGCCGCCGAGGCGTCCGCCGCGGCGAGTCTCGTTGCGCATCTCGTCGACGAACCAGTCGAGTTCGTCTCCGAGGAAGCTGTTACGACCGTGCCTCCTGCAAACGAGGCGGAATCGCCGATGGCGACGAAACCGAACGACGCGATCCCCGCGGAGCTTGCTGAAACGCCGCAAGCCGATTTCGCCGCGGACCGTGAGCCGGCAACTGACGGCGAGGATCCCCTCGCCGAGAACGCGGTTGCCGCAGAAGACGCTCCGAAGAGTCCGCTCGCTGCCGAGGTCGTCGACGCGCTCGCGTCCCCCGTACCCGCTATCGGCGAGCGGAACGCGCAAGGCGAGTCGACGAAGTCTCCCGCACTCGCTGCGGAGGCTGCCGAGGACCAGTCCGCGCCCGCGGCGAACGCCGCACACACCGCGGAGCAACTCCCGCAATCGGACGTGAACGAGTCGCCGAACCAGTTCGCTGCCTCCTCGGATGCGGACGTCGCCGCCGACGGCGAGAACGATCCCCCGGTCGATTCGGAACCAGTCGCCTCGACCAAGCGCGACAAGGGCGCATCCTCGGCGGATTCGGACGAAGCGAGCGCGAGTGATGACGCCCCGCCCGAGGACGCGGCGAACGCGGCGGCCGAACCCGCCCCGTCGGCCGAGCAGTCGACCGCACCGGCGCCGATTGCACCGAACTCGGCGACGGCCGTCGGCGATTCGCGGAGCCCGTCGACGCTCGACCGCATCGGCGCCCCGCGAGCCGCTCACCTCGCCAAGAACGACTCGCCGGCTGGGGACGCGGCGGGAGTCGATCGTGCCCGGTTCGTCCAGCGCGTCAGCGGCGCCATCCGCACGGCCGAGGGGCGCGACGGACAGGTCCGCGTCCGGCTCAGTCCCCCCGAACTCGGCTCGTTGAGGATTGAACTCAAGGTCCAGCAGGGGGTCATGCACGCGTCGATCGAGGCCGAGACCACGACGGCCCGGAACCTGCTGCTTGACAACTTGCCGGCGCTTCGCGACCGGCTGGCCGAGCAGAACATCCGCGTCGAACGGTTCGACGTCGACGTCCGGCGCGACGGCAACGGCCAGCAAGCCCCGAGCGACGGCCAGACTCCGTGGCGCGATGCGAACGACTCGGGCGAGCGCCCCCCGCGCCCCGACGTCCCCCGCCGCGAATCGCGCCCCCCGACCGACGCTTCCGCGCCGCTCCCCGCTGCCCCGCACGCCACGGACGGTTTGGACGTCAGAATCTAG